In the Salvia miltiorrhiza cultivar Shanhuang (shh) chromosome 8, IMPLAD_Smil_shh, whole genome shotgun sequence genome, GCCTATTGGTTGGTTTAAATCTGAAAGATGGCAGTCTCGGGGCTTCATGAGTACGTGCTTGCAACTGTGTTTTAACACTACTACACCTACTCAAGATAGGTAATATTAGGTATCATCTTTCCAGGGATCCGAAAACTGTTATTTTCCTGTTAGCTAATTGTATTTTGATTTATGTACATGTATCTATGAATTATATTGACAGATTGATCGAGTAAATGTATTAGGATAAAAGATGTCTTCATATCATCATATTCATCAAGATGATGTTCCATGCTCATCTATCACATTTATGAACAGCATACCAATCATGTATTTTGTACAGTTTAACTTAGCACTTTCTTATTGAGGTTATTTTGGAAGCCATTGAATTAATGCATTTAAAATGAACTACGCCAAATAAAGCTCACCAAAACTTTTAGATAACCTTGTATTCAGTGGAATGTCATGGTGTTTATAGTATATGTGAGTTTGTGTGAGGATATTTAACTCTCTAGCAGGTTAACTCCCTAACTAGATTTGAAATCTCTTACGATATTTTGGTTATGTCCTCATCAGGATTCTGTAGGAGGTTATATGGTAGCATTTGCTGGTCGAAAGTATGCTGCAAGGTCCATTCCTGCCTTTGTTGCAAATACTTCATACATCGTGACCAGTTTCACTCTGGTATGAAGTTAGCCTTACAGTACAGCTGCATTCTCTTAGGATTTGTATCGACCCCCATGTCTAAGCTGGCTGTTATCGTGATGCTGCAGGTTCACGAATTTAAAAAGGGGAGGCTTCAAAACTTGTACTGGAAAAGAGATGGCTGCGCTTCATGCTCAGGCAAATCGAACTTTGTCTGCCTCAACAACCAAGACTGTGCCATCAGAACTAACAGCTGCAAGAACAGAGGGGGAGCTGTAGACTGCAGCATCGGGATACAAGTGGCGTTCTCTGGCACAGACAAGCACGAATCAGTTTTCAACTCGTGGTACGAGGTTAAGAACCTCCGCCAGTATTCTCTCTTCGGCCTCTATTCCAATCTCAGGGACTCTCTCACTAGTCAGTACAACAGTTTCTTCTAATTGTGGTGCTTCACATGCTTGTACATTTTCTTGTTGTAATTGTGCGTTTAGGCGTGTCGATTGAACTTCCCGGCTCTTCTCCTCCGCGAGTGTGTGGTTGTAAATCTATTATTTTCTTCTTCTGGGAaaattatttgttttgatgatcATTCAAGAATATTATTTGGGACTTGTAACAGTTTGAAGCATTCTTCATTCATCTTGTTTATTTAACCCAACTCTTCCTATTCTTGAATAccataaatatttgaaaacgcTGGATCTTCAAAGCCTTTTGTACAACTCTGCCCGAATCATAGTGCCATTAAAAAATCACGTTAcctgtaaaaaaaattaaacaagaaATCATTTTTTGGTCACAAA is a window encoding:
- the LOC130997116 gene encoding uncharacterized protein LOC130997116, with protein sequence MAIPRRSVALLVAVFSIISLVESSSDTNRVFSPCGDAAVQRSDGFTFGIAFSARDSFFFNTSVQLSPCDHRLGLASTAQLAVFRPKVDEISLLTVNTSNFFPDSVGGYMVAFAGRKYAARSIPAFVANTSYIVTSFTLVHEFKKGRLQNLYWKRDGCASCSGKSNFVCLNNQDCAIRTNSCKNRGGAVDCSIGIQVAFSGTDKHESVFNSWYEVKNLRQYSLFGLYSNLRDSLTSQYNSFF